A single window of Leptospiraceae bacterium DNA harbors:
- a CDS encoding SH3 domain-containing protein has product MNQQRNRIILVLFLLCLSVSAKPVVSYKVGDNLYVLAKSGLNLRDKPSKNGRFLQTVSFGTIARVRQMTDKEYDVDGIPGYWVKVMADDREGYLFDGYLSSYPPPVSELPSKSNPTLKQYADKYLPKGTKVTEATDDTMVTTSTLTLPLARMEEAYLLGICFIYNFDKYKYPRKSDKVKFVDTEVEFNVMRDKSGQVKSVSVVETYIHSGGTVTLTVTDLGNAGAEIKTIYAAP; this is encoded by the coding sequence ATGAACCAGCAAAGAAATCGAATCATTCTAGTCTTATTTTTATTGTGCCTTTCTGTAAGTGCGAAGCCTGTTGTTTCTTACAAAGTGGGGGACAATCTCTATGTATTGGCTAAGTCGGGGCTGAATCTAAGAGATAAGCCGTCTAAGAATGGAAGATTTCTTCAAACTGTTTCATTTGGAACGATTGCGCGTGTTCGTCAAATGACTGATAAAGAATACGATGTAGATGGGATTCCCGGCTACTGGGTCAAGGTAATGGCTGATGACCGAGAAGGATATTTATTTGATGGATATCTTTCCTCTTATCCACCTCCAGTTTCTGAGCTACCCAGTAAATCGAATCCAACACTGAAACAATACGCTGATAAATATTTGCCGAAGGGAACAAAAGTCACGGAAGCGACAGATGATACTATGGTAACAACGTCTACTCTTACTTTGCCGCTCGCTCGTATGGAGGAAGCTTATTTACTTGGAATTTGTTTTATTTATAATTTTGATAAGTATAAGTATCCTCGAAAATCGGATAAGGTTAAATTCGTTGACACCGAAGTTGAATTTAACGTTATGCGTGATAAGTCCGGTCAGGTAAAATCTGTCTCTGTCGTTGAAACATATATTCATTCTGGCGGAACTGTTACTCTCACTGTTACGGATCTAGGCAATGCAGGAGCAGAAATTAAAACGATATACGCCGCACCTTAA